A stretch of the Sulfurimonas sp. HSL-1656 genome encodes the following:
- a CDS encoding S8 family serine peptidase: protein MLFIYTLSVLFLLAACGSGSHSEPETPVETVTVVIGGSTAVTGALCDADIEVMSLAGTVLFRTKSTGYDPLQDGTEYNATAVKLRPFAERVAGRFSATHIFILSALPSESTMMLLKVTGGREIDPDGDGFVIEGTERSFAGPLYAYAAFGALREGNVSVNLFSSAAAAVAAERHLFVPSTITMILERTAEKLFVTDPAGGTVDASTLTRFNPSFVENNRSAHFDFLNDPDIYRALADGDYGEGLYAGDTGLWKQDSDHEGLMDAFEQLVGTDAGLPDSDGDGVNDYAEVWGGTDPADGGSVEGDLLFPYQWHLQNTGQTSGALHGGTAGEDIGIEAVPTAYAGSGDVVVAVVDTGVESGHPDLKNSLDLTMSYHYGTRSNDPVPLTSDIGYHGTSCAGIIGAQGFNTLGVRGVAPMTRLAGLNVLATGRVSHFADAFLRSGIAIFSNSWGPITSAALTDWGAVMEDALEEGAVNGRDGKGAIYVFAAGNDRTVDHEGYANTSSLHNSKYAITVSAVNASGTLSSYSSTGANVLVAGTGGEYGLAAPAIVTTDLTGLGIGHDIKYDGDGNVLGDSSLEGNNPDGNYTRFMNGTSSACPSVAGVCALMLQANPALTRRDVRYILAKSARRNDTADTGWSINGAGLHINDKYGFGIVDAAAAVAMAEGFASLGAEQTSIRYGDSNGIEIPDANTTGIERTLEVSEAMTVEHVDLWITTDHYRIDDLRIILISPSGTESVLAVGGENYILAAERYDDWRFSTVRCMDEPAQGTWRLKVMDLRSGYIGSLVSWGIQISGH, encoded by the coding sequence ATGCTGTTTATCTATACGCTATCGGTGCTCTTTCTGCTGGCAGCATGCGGAAGCGGTTCGCATTCCGAACCGGAAACACCGGTCGAGACGGTTACAGTAGTTATCGGTGGCAGTACCGCTGTCACCGGGGCGCTATGCGACGCGGATATCGAAGTGATGAGCCTGGCGGGGACCGTGCTTTTCCGGACGAAGAGCACCGGGTATGACCCGCTGCAGGACGGCACGGAGTACAATGCCACGGCAGTAAAACTGCGCCCTTTCGCCGAGCGGGTCGCCGGGCGCTTTTCGGCAACCCATATTTTCATACTTTCGGCCCTGCCTTCGGAGAGTACAATGATGCTTCTGAAAGTGACCGGTGGTCGGGAAATCGATCCCGACGGCGACGGGTTTGTCATCGAGGGGACTGAGCGCAGTTTCGCCGGGCCGCTTTATGCCTATGCGGCATTCGGTGCGCTGCGTGAGGGCAATGTGTCGGTCAACCTTTTCAGTTCCGCGGCGGCTGCCGTGGCGGCGGAACGCCATCTCTTTGTGCCGTCCACGATTACGATGATCCTTGAACGGACTGCCGAAAAACTTTTCGTTACCGACCCGGCCGGCGGCACGGTCGATGCGTCGACATTGACACGTTTCAATCCTTCCTTTGTCGAGAACAACCGTTCTGCACACTTTGACTTTCTGAATGATCCGGACATTTACAGGGCGCTGGCCGACGGCGATTATGGCGAGGGACTGTATGCGGGCGATACGGGGCTCTGGAAACAGGATTCCGACCATGAGGGGCTTATGGATGCTTTCGAACAGCTTGTCGGTACGGATGCCGGGCTGCCCGACAGTGACGGTGACGGGGTCAATGACTATGCCGAGGTCTGGGGCGGTACGGACCCGGCAGACGGTGGAAGCGTGGAGGGGGATCTTCTTTTTCCCTACCAGTGGCACCTGCAGAACACGGGGCAGACGAGCGGAGCGCTGCACGGCGGCACCGCCGGAGAGGATATCGGCATTGAGGCCGTGCCGACAGCCTACGCTGGCAGCGGTGATGTAGTCGTCGCTGTCGTCGATACCGGCGTCGAGTCCGGGCACCCCGACTTGAAAAACAGCCTCGACCTGACCATGAGCTACCACTATGGAACCCGTTCGAACGACCCCGTGCCGCTGACGAGTGATATCGGCTACCACGGTACCTCCTGTGCGGGGATTATCGGAGCGCAGGGGTTCAACACACTCGGTGTACGGGGCGTTGCCCCGATGACGCGGCTGGCCGGTTTAAATGTACTGGCGACGGGAAGGGTCTCCCATTTCGCGGATGCTTTCCTGCGCAGCGGGATCGCCATCTTTTCCAACAGCTGGGGGCCTATCACTTCGGCTGCATTGACCGACTGGGGGGCGGTGATGGAAGACGCGCTGGAAGAGGGGGCCGTGAACGGCCGTGACGGCAAAGGGGCCATTTATGTTTTTGCCGCCGGCAATGACCGTACGGTGGACCATGAAGGGTATGCCAACACCTCCAGCCTGCATAACAGCAAATACGCCATTACCGTTTCCGCCGTGAATGCCTCCGGCACGCTCAGTTCCTATTCCAGTACGGGGGCGAACGTGCTTGTTGCCGGGACGGGAGGTGAATACGGGCTGGCAGCACCCGCTATCGTGACGACGGATCTGACGGGCCTCGGTATCGGGCATGATATCAAGTACGACGGTGACGGGAACGTTCTCGGCGATTCCTCGCTGGAGGGGAACAACCCCGACGGTAATTACACCCGTTTCATGAACGGGACCTCTTCGGCCTGTCCGTCGGTGGCCGGGGTCTGTGCGCTCATGCTTCAGGCCAATCCGGCACTGACCCGGAGGGATGTCCGCTATATCCTGGCCAAGAGCGCACGCCGAAATGACACGGCCGACACGGGCTGGAGTATAAACGGGGCCGGGCTGCATATCAACGACAAATACGGTTTCGGCATCGTGGATGCCGCGGCTGCCGTCGCCATGGCAGAGGGGTTTGCATCCCTGGGTGCGGAACAGACGAGCATACGGTACGGCGACAGCAACGGCATCGAGATTCCCGATGCCAATACAACAGGCATTGAGCGTACCCTGGAGGTGAGCGAAGCCATGACGGTGGAGCATGTCGATCTCTGGATCACGACGGACCACTACCGCATTGACGACCTCCGCATCATACTGATCTCGCCGTCGGGAACAGAGAGTGTCCTGGCCGTCGGTGGTGAAAACTATATTCTTGCTGCGGAACGGTATGATGACTGGCGTTTTTCAACCGTACGGTGTATGGATGAACCTGCGCAGGGGACATGGCGTCTGAAGGTCATGGACCTCAGAAGCGGCTATATCGGTTCGCTGGTGAGCTGGGGCATACAGATCAGCGGTCATTAA
- a CDS encoding GNAT family N-acetyltransferase, whose product MDYRIEKAEAGDRNAILNVMEPWNMHHVPSVEMEELDLSCFYVARTEDGRIIGAGGYKILAPEEGKTTLLGVYPEFQGMNIGKALQNARLEAMYDAGVKYVTTNADHPETIVWYRKHYGYEVVGRLEKLCSFSLEDVTHWTTLRMDLVRHFETKAQRDIAAAAYIAENDPHPLNPYPPLMINVCLTGMVPTKVSTPHVPVYVEEIIADAIRVYDAGARIVHIHARDETGQPTPDARYYETILTGIRRERPGMVCCVTTSGRNWSDFERRSEVLHLTGAAKPDMASLTLGSLNFLSGASANSINMVEQLAITMKEKGIRPEMEVFDYGMVNLAKYLERHGIIEGRKYFNIMLGNLNTAPATLGNLAMIAEALPEDSVWAGAGLGGFQLPMNTAAIAAGGHVRVGIEDNIHYDYERKVLASNEALVRRVARIAEEMQRRLATPEETRAMMGLA is encoded by the coding sequence ATGGACTACCGTATCGAAAAAGCCGAAGCAGGCGATAGAAATGCGATCCTGAACGTAATGGAGCCTTGGAATATGCACCATGTCCCCTCCGTCGAAATGGAAGAGCTGGACCTCTCCTGTTTTTACGTAGCACGGACGGAGGACGGCCGTATCATCGGCGCAGGCGGTTACAAGATCCTTGCGCCGGAAGAGGGGAAAACGACACTTTTGGGCGTATACCCCGAATTTCAGGGCATGAACATCGGAAAGGCACTCCAGAATGCACGGCTGGAGGCGATGTACGACGCGGGTGTGAAGTACGTCACGACCAATGCCGACCATCCCGAGACGATCGTCTGGTACCGAAAGCACTATGGTTACGAGGTTGTCGGCCGCCTGGAGAAGCTCTGTTCCTTCAGCCTTGAGGATGTTACCCACTGGACAACGCTGCGGATGGACCTTGTGCGTCATTTTGAGACGAAGGCGCAGCGGGATATTGCGGCTGCAGCCTATATTGCCGAGAACGATCCGCACCCGCTTAACCCGTACCCCCCGCTGATGATCAATGTCTGTCTGACGGGCATGGTCCCGACGAAGGTGAGTACACCGCATGTACCGGTTTATGTCGAGGAGATCATCGCGGATGCGATCCGTGTCTACGATGCCGGGGCGCGGATTGTCCATATTCACGCCCGGGACGAAACGGGGCAGCCGACGCCGGATGCCCGTTATTACGAAACGATTCTGACGGGGATACGGCGGGAGCGGCCTGGAATGGTCTGCTGCGTCACGACATCCGGACGCAACTGGAGCGATTTCGAACGGCGTTCCGAAGTGCTGCACCTGACGGGAGCGGCGAAACCGGATATGGCGAGTCTGACGCTCGGGTCGCTCAATTTTCTCTCGGGGGCCAGTGCCAACTCGATCAATATGGTCGAGCAACTGGCGATAACAATGAAGGAGAAGGGGATCCGCCCGGAGATGGAGGTCTTTGATTACGGGATGGTCAACCTGGCCAAGTACCTTGAACGCCACGGGATCATCGAAGGGCGGAAATATTTTAATATCATGCTCGGCAATCTCAACACGGCACCGGCGACACTCGGCAATCTGGCGATGATTGCAGAGGCCCTTCCGGAAGACTCTGTCTGGGCCGGGGCGGGGCTTGGCGGCTTCCAGTTGCCGATGAATACGGCCGCCATCGCTGCGGGAGGGCACGTCCGTGTCGGGATTGAGGATAATATCCATTACGATTACGAGCGGAAGGTGCTTGCGTCCAACGAAGCGCTGGTGCGGCGCGTTGCGCGGATTGCGGAAGAGATGCAGCGGCGCCTCGCAACCCCCGAAGAGACGCGTGCGATGATGGGGCTTGCCTAA
- a CDS encoding YaeQ family protein: MALGATIYKVSLSISDLDRHFYHDFDLTVARHPSETEERMMMRLAAFALHADERLTFTKGIVQEDEPDLRNTDYDGTIRLWIDLGQPDEKRIRKACGRADEVIIYTYSRRAADAWWRQNGSKLARFGNLKVIQLDAQGDAETFAERSMQLQALIQDGELLLTDERDRQLKITRESWA; encoded by the coding sequence ATGGCGCTGGGCGCAACGATCTACAAAGTATCCCTTTCCATCTCCGATCTCGACCGCCACTTCTACCATGACTTCGACCTGACCGTCGCCCGCCACCCCTCCGAAACCGAGGAGCGGATGATGATGCGCCTGGCTGCCTTTGCCCTCCATGCCGACGAACGGCTCACTTTTACCAAGGGGATCGTCCAGGAGGATGAACCTGACCTCCGGAATACAGATTATGACGGCACTATCCGTCTCTGGATCGACCTTGGACAGCCCGACGAGAAGCGCATACGCAAGGCGTGCGGCCGCGCAGACGAGGTGATCATCTACACCTATTCCCGCCGTGCGGCCGACGCGTGGTGGCGCCAGAACGGCTCCAAACTGGCGCGTTTCGGCAACCTGAAGGTCATTCAGCTCGATGCGCAGGGCGACGCCGAAACCTTTGCAGAACGGAGTATGCAACTCCAGGCGCTGATCCAGGACGGCGAACTGCTTCTGACCGACGAACGGGATCGGCAGCTTAAAATCACGAGGGAGTCATGGGCGTAA